A region of Flavobacterium album DNA encodes the following proteins:
- a CDS encoding winged helix-turn-helix transcriptional regulator yields MKNDVFRYSDCPMHRSMAILGTKWKPIIIYALRERKARFGQLHTAVGSISKKVLTTTLRELEADGVLLREEFRELPPRVEYSLTEKGLALIPIILKLAEWDHIYHEGSAAQCGKDNFTQSRKVAKAHAEKDTL; encoded by the coding sequence ATGAAAAACGATGTTTTCCGATACAGCGACTGCCCCATGCACCGCTCCATGGCAATATTAGGCACCAAGTGGAAGCCGATTATCATCTACGCGTTGCGGGAGCGGAAGGCTCGTTTCGGGCAGCTACACACGGCTGTGGGATCCATTTCAAAAAAAGTATTGACTACCACCTTGCGTGAACTCGAAGCGGATGGCGTGCTGCTGCGTGAGGAATTCAGGGAATTGCCGCCACGTGTGGAATACAGCCTCACCGAAAAAGGACTTGCGCTCATACCGATCATCCTGAAACTGGCGGAGTGGGATCATATATATCATGAAGGGAGTGCAGCGCAATGCGGAAAAGATAATTTCACGCAAAGCCGAAAAGTCGCAAAGGCCCATGCTGAAAAAGATACTCTTTAA
- the trxA gene encoding thioredoxin yields the protein MAQAITDANFDELVLKSDKPVLVDFWAAWCGPCRMVGPIIDEISNEYAGKAVVGKVDVDANQEFAAKYGVRNIPTVLVFQNGEVVGRQVGVAPKQTYTNAIDALL from the coding sequence ATGGCACAAGCAATAACAGATGCTAACTTCGATGAGTTGGTATTGAAATCAGATAAACCGGTATTAGTAGATTTTTGGGCAGCATGGTGCGGACCGTGCCGTATGGTAGGCCCAATCATTGACGAGATTAGCAACGAATACGCAGGCAAAGCGGTAGTAGGCAAAGTTGACGTTGATGCTAATCAGGAATTTGCAGCTAAATATGGTGTAAGGAACATTCCTACGGTATTGGTTTTCCAGAACGGAGAAGTTGTGGGAAGGCAGGTAGGCGTTGCTCCTAAGCAAACGTACACCAACGCTATCGACGCATTACTATAA
- the dnaE gene encoding DNA polymerase III subunit alpha codes for MYLIFDTETTGLPKRWDAPITDTDNWPRCIQIAWQLHDDMGALIENQDYIIKPEGFNIPYDAERIHGISTELAQEQGHSLKEVLEKFNAALSRSKFIVGQNVGFDVNIMGCEFHRHSMDCGLTAMKVLDTCTEVTAEMLKLPGGRGGKFKLPTLTELHEYLFGEPFAEAHNATADVEATTRCFLELLKRETFRQEELDVHPTYFHEFREKNPQPIQLIGLKHINLKKASEEVRLRLEKLKSAEITQSNTPAVKQDLKDVDFVHLHNHTQFSVLQSTIAVPDLVKAAAKHKMPAVAMTDHANMMGAFHFVSNVFNHNKAAEAKNKAAVENGEEPTEVIIKPIVGVEFFVCDDHKDKTRKDNGYQIVLLAKNKKGYHNLAKMSSVAYTDGFYYVPRIDRNVILKYKEDIIVLTGNLYGEVPNKVLNMGENQAEEALLWWKEAFGDDLYVEIMNHGQEDENRVNQTLIALARKNNVKLVATNNTYYVNKEDSHAHDILLCVKDGEKQATPIGRGRGFRYGLPNNEYYFKSGEEMKKLFSNIPEAIINVQEIVDKIEAYSLYRDVLLPKFDIPEEFLVPEDEADGGKRGENKYLAYLTYKGAERRYGEITEDIRERLDFELKTIENTGYPGYFLIVQDFIAEARNLGVSVGPGRGSAAGSAVAYCLGITNIDPIKYDLLFERFLNPDRVSMPDIDIDFDDEGRSRVMDYVINKYGANQVAQIITYGTMAAKSSIRDTARVLDLPLFEADKIAKLIPNLKLDKIFNLDPAALKSALRSDEYDRVQELIAMATAGDLSAETIQQAKVLEGSLRNTGIHACGVIITPDDITNFVPVSVAKDSDLYVTQFDNSVVESAGLLKMDFLGLKTLTLIKDTAKLVKYRTGIELDPDTFPIDDVKTYELFQRGETVGIFQYESPGMQKYMKDLKPTVFGDLIAMNALYRPGPLEYIPSFVRRKNGEEEIKYDLDACEEYLKETYGITVYQEQVMLLSQKLAGFTKGEADVLRKAMGKKQKDVLDKMKPKFIDKAAEKGHDPAILEKIWKDWEAFASYAFNKSHSTCYAWIAYQTAYLKAHYPAEYMAAVLSNNMNDIKQVSFFMEECKRMGLQVLGPDVNESFYKFTVNDQNAVRFGMGAIKGVGSGAVETIVENRKNGKYKSIFDLAKRIDLRAANKKAFENLALAGGFDCFINTHRAQYFYMDASENISFLEKAMRYGSKFQENENSSQVSLFGEASEVQIPEPVVPPCEEWSTMEKLAKEKEVVGIYISGHPLDDYKFEMKYFCNTRLDALKSLEQHVGKNLSFGGIISNVQHKVAKNGKGWASFVLEGYDENYEFRIYGEEYLKFRHFLIGNNFTYIRVLVKEGWVNQEGKKGEPRLQFIAIQYLQDVLTSFAKKLIIQFNVLELQEQLIETLNQIFRQNSGDNMVTFEVMELEKVKKKVEIAATAAVVTEGADDGNAGEFDDPEINAVIETDVEEIQVVTKLTMPSRKLKVKISNELLQELDKLQLQFRLN; via the coding sequence ATGTACCTGATATTTGACACTGAAACCACCGGATTGCCCAAACGCTGGGATGCCCCGATTACCGATACCGACAACTGGCCCCGCTGCATACAGATAGCGTGGCAGCTGCACGACGATATGGGTGCGCTTATAGAGAACCAGGATTATATAATAAAGCCCGAGGGCTTCAATATACCCTATGATGCCGAGCGCATCCACGGGATCTCTACAGAGCTGGCGCAGGAGCAGGGCCATAGCCTGAAGGAAGTGCTGGAAAAATTCAATGCTGCGCTTTCACGCTCTAAGTTCATCGTAGGCCAGAATGTAGGTTTCGACGTAAACATTATGGGCTGCGAATTCCACCGCCATTCTATGGATTGCGGCCTCACGGCAATGAAAGTGCTGGATACCTGTACAGAGGTCACTGCCGAAATGCTGAAGCTGCCCGGCGGGCGTGGCGGTAAGTTCAAGCTCCCTACGCTTACAGAGCTGCACGAGTACCTTTTCGGAGAGCCTTTTGCCGAAGCGCACAATGCTACTGCCGACGTTGAGGCTACCACACGCTGTTTCCTGGAACTTCTTAAAAGGGAAACTTTCAGGCAGGAAGAGCTGGATGTTCACCCAACCTACTTTCACGAGTTCCGCGAAAAAAACCCGCAGCCTATACAGCTGATAGGGCTTAAGCATATCAATTTAAAGAAGGCTTCAGAAGAAGTAAGGCTCCGTCTTGAAAAACTGAAGTCAGCTGAAATAACACAGTCAAATACACCTGCCGTTAAGCAGGATCTTAAAGATGTCGACTTCGTGCACCTGCACAACCATACGCAGTTCTCGGTGCTGCAAAGCACCATTGCGGTTCCCGACCTCGTAAAGGCCGCTGCAAAGCATAAAATGCCGGCCGTCGCCATGACCGACCATGCCAACATGATGGGCGCGTTCCATTTTGTGAGCAATGTGTTCAATCATAACAAAGCTGCCGAAGCAAAGAACAAAGCCGCGGTAGAGAATGGTGAAGAGCCAACAGAGGTAATCATCAAGCCGATAGTAGGTGTTGAGTTCTTTGTGTGCGATGACCATAAAGACAAGACCCGCAAAGACAACGGCTACCAGATCGTGCTTTTGGCAAAAAATAAAAAGGGATACCATAACCTTGCTAAGATGTCGTCGGTAGCGTATACCGACGGGTTTTACTACGTGCCCAGGATAGACAGGAATGTTATCCTTAAGTATAAGGAGGATATCATAGTCCTTACAGGAAACCTGTATGGAGAGGTGCCCAACAAGGTACTTAACATGGGGGAGAACCAGGCCGAAGAAGCATTGCTATGGTGGAAGGAAGCCTTTGGCGATGATCTTTATGTAGAGATCATGAACCACGGGCAGGAAGATGAGAACCGCGTGAACCAAACGCTGATAGCGCTGGCCAGAAAGAATAATGTAAAACTCGTTGCTACCAATAATACCTATTATGTAAACAAGGAAGATTCCCACGCGCATGATATTTTGTTATGTGTGAAAGACGGCGAGAAGCAGGCCACCCCGATAGGCCGTGGCCGTGGTTTCCGTTACGGGCTACCGAACAACGAGTACTATTTCAAGTCGGGCGAAGAAATGAAAAAGCTCTTCTCCAATATTCCCGAAGCCATAATCAACGTTCAGGAGATCGTAGATAAGATAGAGGCCTATTCACTTTACCGCGATGTGCTCCTCCCTAAATTCGATATTCCCGAAGAATTTCTGGTGCCTGAAGATGAAGCCGACGGCGGCAAGCGCGGAGAGAACAAATACCTGGCCTACCTTACTTATAAAGGTGCTGAGAGGCGCTATGGCGAGATTACCGAAGACATACGGGAGCGTCTTGATTTCGAATTAAAGACCATTGAGAATACCGGATACCCCGGCTACTTCCTTATCGTACAGGATTTCATTGCCGAAGCCCGCAACCTGGGGGTTTCTGTAGGTCCCGGCAGGGGATCGGCGGCGGGATCGGCGGTGGCTTATTGCCTTGGGATTACCAATATCGACCCGATTAAGTATGACCTTCTTTTTGAGCGTTTCCTTAACCCGGACCGTGTATCGATGCCCGATATTGATATCGACTTTGATGACGAGGGCCGCAGCCGCGTTATGGATTACGTAATCAACAAATACGGCGCGAATCAGGTAGCACAGATCATTACCTACGGTACGATGGCGGCGAAATCATCCATACGTGATACTGCCCGTGTGCTCGACCTCCCGCTCTTTGAGGCCGACAAGATCGCCAAGCTGATACCGAACCTGAAACTCGACAAGATATTCAACCTCGACCCCGCGGCACTCAAGTCGGCGTTGCGCTCTGATGAGTACGACCGGGTACAGGAACTGATAGCGATGGCCACAGCGGGCGACCTGAGTGCCGAGACCATACAGCAGGCCAAAGTGCTCGAAGGGTCGCTGCGTAATACGGGTATCCACGCCTGTGGAGTGATCATTACCCCGGATGATATTACCAATTTCGTTCCGGTTTCGGTAGCAAAGGATTCCGACCTGTATGTAACGCAGTTCGACAACTCGGTGGTGGAAAGCGCAGGTTTGCTGAAGATGGACTTCCTTGGGCTGAAAACGCTTACCCTGATAAAAGATACTGCGAAGCTCGTAAAATACCGTACTGGCATCGAGCTTGACCCGGATACCTTCCCGATAGACGATGTGAAAACCTACGAGCTCTTCCAGCGTGGGGAAACGGTAGGGATATTCCAGTACGAATCGCCCGGGATGCAAAAATACATGAAGGACCTGAAGCCTACCGTGTTTGGCGACCTTATTGCCATGAATGCACTGTATCGCCCGGGGCCTTTGGAATATATCCCGAGCTTCGTCCGCAGGAAAAATGGCGAGGAAGAGATAAAATACGACCTTGATGCCTGCGAGGAATACCTGAAAGAGACCTATGGCATTACCGTTTACCAGGAACAGGTGATGCTCCTCTCCCAGAAGCTGGCCGGATTTACCAAAGGCGAGGCCGACGTACTGCGAAAGGCAATGGGTAAAAAGCAGAAGGACGTTCTTGATAAAATGAAGCCGAAGTTCATAGATAAGGCTGCTGAAAAAGGCCACGATCCTGCCATACTCGAAAAGATATGGAAAGACTGGGAAGCTTTTGCAAGTTACGCCTTCAACAAGTCGCACTCCACCTGCTATGCGTGGATTGCGTACCAGACGGCCTACCTGAAAGCACATTACCCGGCCGAATATATGGCGGCGGTGCTTTCCAACAACATGAACGACATCAAGCAGGTGTCCTTCTTTATGGAAGAATGTAAGCGTATGGGGCTGCAGGTTCTGGGCCCGGACGTGAACGAGTCCTTTTATAAGTTTACCGTAAACGACCAGAATGCTGTGCGTTTCGGGATGGGCGCCATCAAAGGCGTTGGCTCCGGTGCGGTTGAGACTATAGTAGAGAACCGTAAGAACGGTAAATACAAATCGATATTCGACCTTGCAAAACGCATCGACCTGCGTGCAGCCAACAAAAAGGCCTTTGAGAACCTCGCGCTCGCGGGTGGTTTCGACTGCTTTATCAATACCCACAGGGCACAGTACTTTTATATGGATGCCAGCGAGAATATTTCCTTCCTTGAGAAGGCAATGCGTTATGGCTCGAAATTCCAGGAGAACGAAAACTCCTCGCAGGTGAGCCTTTTTGGTGAAGCCAGCGAAGTGCAGATACCTGAGCCGGTAGTGCCGCCATGCGAAGAGTGGAGTACCATGGAAAAGTTGGCCAAAGAAAAAGAAGTAGTAGGCATCTACATTTCCGGCCATCCGCTGGATGATTATAAATTTGAGATGAAATACTTCTGCAACACAAGGCTGGACGCGCTGAAAAGCCTGGAGCAGCATGTGGGCAAGAACCTAAGCTTTGGAGGCATCATATCGAATGTGCAGCATAAAGTAGCCAAGAACGGCAAAGGCTGGGCGTCATTCGTACTGGAAGGGTATGACGAGAACTACGAGTTCAGGATATACGGTGAGGAGTACCTAAAGTTCAGGCATTTCCTTATAGGGAATAACTTTACCTATATACGCGTTTTGGTAAAAGAAGGCTGGGTGAACCAGGAAGGCAAGAAGGGGGAGCCAAGGCTGCAATTCATCGCGATACAGTACCTTCAGGATGTACTTACATCATTTGCCAAAAAGCTCATCATCCAGTTCAATGTGCTCGAACTGCAGGAACAGCTCATTGAAACGCTCAACCAGATATTCCGGCAAAATTCAGGCGACAATATGGTGACCTTTGAAGTCATGGAACTGGAAAAAGTTAAGAAGAAAGTAGAGATAGCCGCTACGGCAGCCGTTGTTACAGAGGGTGCCGATGACGGAAATGCGGGAGAGTTTGACGACCCGGAAATCAATGCAGTGATCGAGACGGATGTTGAGGAAATACAGGTAGTTACAAAACTGACCATGCCGAGCAGGAAGCTAAAGGTGAAGATATCAAATGAGCTGTTACAGGAACTGGATAAGCTGCAGTTACAATTTAGGCTGAATTAA
- a CDS encoding RNA recognition motif domain-containing protein, with protein MNIFVGSLPFSIEEADLRESFEAYGSVDSVKIITDKFTGRSKGFGFVEMPNEEEAQKAIDELNGATVSGRAIVVNKSEPRPEGERRSFNNNRPGGGGFNRDNNRGGGGGYNRGGGDRGGYNRGGSY; from the coding sequence ATGAACATATTCGTTGGAAGCCTTCCATTCAGCATTGAGGAGGCAGATTTAAGAGAGTCTTTTGAGGCTTATGGATCGGTAGATTCTGTAAAGATCATTACAGATAAATTTACCGGCAGGAGTAAAGGTTTTGGCTTCGTTGAGATGCCAAACGAAGAAGAAGCCCAAAAAGCTATTGATGAGCTGAATGGTGCAACCGTATCCGGAAGGGCAATCGTGGTTAACAAATCAGAGCCAAGACCGGAAGGTGAGAGAAGGAGCTTTAACAACAACCGTCCAGGCGGCGGTGGTTTCAACAGGGACAATAACCGTGGCGGCGGCGGCGGATATAACCGTGGCGGCGGAGACCGTGGCGGATACAACCGCGGAGGCAGCTACTAG
- a CDS encoding DUF6252 family protein, with translation MKKILSLIVLLAVLTSCEEDVKFNNPAVQGLKDNELWKATEFTAVKGTDNSLTVSATNGFETITLKTQSIDPGVYTFGVGNTSKASYTLFVDDIDMSYTAGAGIGDGQITISADPRETNVAAGYVTGKFYFNAEDEDGNVVNFQQGVFFRVPITAAP, from the coding sequence ATGAAAAAGATTTTATCGCTTATAGTGCTGCTGGCTGTTTTAACCTCATGTGAAGAAGACGTGAAATTTAACAATCCCGCCGTGCAGGGACTTAAAGATAATGAGTTATGGAAAGCTACCGAGTTTACAGCTGTTAAGGGAACAGATAATTCCCTTACTGTATCTGCGACGAATGGGTTTGAGACCATAACGCTGAAAACGCAGAGTATAGATCCGGGTGTGTATACGTTCGGGGTGGGTAATACAAGCAAGGCTTCTTATACCTTATTTGTAGATGATATTGATATGTCTTATACTGCAGGTGCAGGCATTGGCGACGGGCAGATAACTATAAGTGCAGATCCAAGGGAAACCAATGTGGCTGCCGGGTATGTTACAGGAAAATTCTACTTTAATGCAGAAGATGAGGATGGTAATGTAGTGAATTTCCAGCAGGGCGTATTCTTCAGGGTTCCCATTACTGCGGCTCCTTAA
- a CDS encoding 30S ribosomal protein S16: MPVKIRLQRHGKKGKPFYWVVAADSRSKRDGKFLEKLGTYNPNTNPATIELNLDTTVEWLWNGAQPTDTARAILSYKGALLKHHLEGGVRKGALTQEQADEKLAKWLDEKSGKVDAKKDGLSKADADAKAKALAAEKKVNEERIAAAKQAEADAAKANEPVAEEAEETAAEASSEGNTEETQA, translated from the coding sequence ATGCCTGTAAAAATCAGACTACAAAGACACGGTAAAAAAGGTAAACCATTTTACTGGGTAGTAGCAGCGGACAGCCGCTCTAAAAGGGACGGTAAATTCCTTGAAAAACTAGGAACTTACAATCCAAACACCAACCCTGCAACTATTGAGCTTAACCTTGACACCACTGTAGAGTGGCTATGGAACGGTGCACAGCCAACGGATACTGCAAGGGCAATCCTTTCTTATAAAGGAGCACTATTGAAGCACCACCTTGAGGGAGGCGTTCGCAAAGGCGCGCTTACCCAGGAGCAGGCTGACGAGAAACTAGCAAAATGGCTTGATGAGAAATCAGGAAAAGTTGATGCTAAAAAAGACGGACTTTCTAAAGCTGACGCTGATGCTAAGGCAAAAGCGCTTGCTGCTGAGAAAAAAGTAAATGAAGAGCGTATCGCTGCAGCTAAACAAGCTGAGGCAGATGCAGCAAAAGCAAACGAGCCTGTAGCAGAAGAAGCTGAGGAAACTGCTGCTGAAGCATCTTCAGAAGGAAACACAGAAGAAACCCAGGCTTAA
- the rimM gene encoding ribosome maturation factor RimM (Essential for efficient processing of 16S rRNA): MRKEDCFYLGKIAKKFSYKGEVLAWLDTDDPGLYQNMESVFVEFNGHLVPFFIESSSLHKNDFLRIRFEDITNEDEADKIMGCAIYLPLSMLPKLEGNKFYFHEIIGFTAEDQRLGDIGTIVGVNDTSSQALFEIKKGDIEILVPMIDHFIVKVDRENKKIILDTPEGLVDLYLNS, translated from the coding sequence ATGCGTAAAGAAGATTGTTTCTATTTAGGCAAGATCGCCAAAAAATTCAGTTACAAGGGAGAAGTGCTGGCCTGGCTGGACACGGACGACCCGGGTCTCTATCAAAATATGGAATCAGTGTTCGTTGAATTCAACGGACACCTGGTTCCATTTTTTATTGAAAGCAGCTCGCTGCACAAAAATGATTTCCTCCGCATCCGTTTTGAGGACATCACCAATGAAGATGAAGCCGACAAAATTATGGGCTGCGCGATATACTTACCGCTATCCATGCTGCCGAAACTGGAAGGCAACAAATTCTATTTCCACGAGATCATAGGCTTTACTGCCGAAGACCAAAGGCTTGGCGATATCGGCACTATAGTTGGCGTGAACGACACTTCATCACAAGCACTTTTTGAAATCAAAAAAGGCGACATCGAAATACTTGTCCCGATGATCGACCACTTCATAGTGAAAGTCGACAGGGAAAACAAAAAGATCATCCTTGACACCCCGGAAGGGCTGGTGGACTTGTACCTTAATAGTTAA
- a CDS encoding tRNA1(Val) (adenine(37)-N6)-methyltransferase, which translates to MFSFKQFNIQQDKCAMKVGTDGVLLGAWAPLDHNPYSILDIGAGTGLIALMLAQRSNAEQIDALEIDDDAYEQAVDNFESSPWGDRLFCYHAGLDEFMEEPEDEYDLIVSNPPFYTEDYTSGNEQRDTARFASSLPFEDLVEAASLLLSDNGVFAVILPFKEEEKFLALAKENGLYPVKITHVKGTPTTETKRTLMAFSRQENTPPDIDELVIETERHKYTPAYIALTQDFYLKM; encoded by the coding sequence ATGTTCTCCTTCAAGCAATTCAACATACAGCAGGACAAGTGCGCCATGAAAGTGGGCACTGATGGCGTATTGCTTGGCGCGTGGGCTCCGCTGGATCACAACCCCTACTCTATCCTTGATATTGGCGCGGGCACAGGGCTTATTGCCCTTATGCTGGCACAGCGCAGCAATGCCGAACAGATAGACGCGCTTGAAATTGACGATGATGCTTATGAGCAGGCTGTAGATAACTTTGAAAGCTCTCCTTGGGGCGACAGGCTGTTTTGCTATCATGCCGGCCTGGACGAATTTATGGAAGAGCCGGAAGACGAGTACGACCTCATAGTCTCAAACCCTCCTTTTTATACCGAAGACTATACCAGCGGCAATGAACAACGCGATACGGCACGGTTTGCATCCTCACTCCCTTTTGAAGACCTGGTCGAAGCTGCCTCTTTATTATTATCGGATAACGGTGTTTTTGCAGTGATCCTCCCTTTTAAGGAAGAGGAAAAGTTTTTGGCGCTGGCCAAAGAGAATGGATTGTATCCGGTAAAGATTACCCACGTAAAAGGAACGCCAACCACCGAAACCAAACGCACCCTGATGGCCTTTTCGAGGCAGGAAAATACACCTCCTGATATTGATGAGCTCGTTATTGAGACCGAACGCCATAAATACACCCCCGCGTATATTGCTCTTACTCAGGATTTTTACTTAAAAATGTAA
- a CDS encoding efflux RND transporter periplasmic adaptor subunit, translated as MKRIIVMMGLCAVLFTSCQSKEETKEEETEFLVTNPVQKDTLITKDYVAQVRSIQHIELRAQERGYLEKIYVDEGQAVKKGTLLFRIMPNLYEAEMQRAQAEANFAEIEYQNTKRLADSKVVAPNELAMAKAKLDKAKAELSLTKVHLQFTEIRAPFDGIIDRFHVRLGSLVDEGDLLTELSDNSKMWVYYNVPEAEYLAYKEKLKNTNEKPHVGLLMANGELFDYPGVVETIEADFNNETGNIAFRATFPNPKGLLRHGETGNVRMTEPYKNALMIPQKATFEVLEKKYVFVIDKNNEVKSREITIAAELPHIFIVKEGLTTGDKILLEGLRLVKENEKIKYKLEKPEYVLSHLELYAE; from the coding sequence ATGAAAAGAATCATCGTAATGATGGGCTTGTGTGCAGTATTGTTCACAAGTTGCCAGTCTAAAGAAGAGACAAAAGAAGAAGAAACAGAATTCCTTGTGACCAATCCTGTTCAAAAGGACACCCTGATCACCAAAGATTATGTAGCCCAGGTGCGCTCCATCCAGCACATTGAGCTAAGGGCACAGGAAAGAGGTTACCTGGAAAAAATTTATGTGGATGAAGGCCAGGCTGTAAAGAAAGGCACGCTGCTTTTCCGTATCATGCCAAACCTTTATGAAGCCGAAATGCAGCGTGCACAGGCAGAAGCCAACTTCGCTGAGATTGAATACCAAAACACCAAAAGGCTGGCCGACAGCAAAGTTGTAGCCCCTAACGAATTGGCCATGGCCAAAGCAAAACTGGATAAGGCCAAAGCCGAGCTTTCGCTTACCAAAGTACACTTACAGTTCACCGAGATCCGCGCCCCTTTTGATGGGATCATCGACCGTTTCCACGTAAGGCTTGGAAGCCTTGTTGATGAAGGCGACCTGCTTACCGAACTTTCGGACAACAGCAAAATGTGGGTTTACTACAACGTACCTGAAGCCGAATACCTTGCCTACAAAGAAAAGCTGAAAAACACCAATGAAAAACCGCATGTAGGCCTGTTAATGGCTAATGGTGAGTTATTCGATTATCCGGGTGTGGTGGAAACCATTGAGGCCGACTTTAACAACGAGACCGGTAACATTGCGTTCAGGGCTACATTCCCGAACCCTAAAGGGTTATTAAGGCATGGAGAGACCGGTAACGTGCGTATGACAGAGCCGTACAAGAACGCGCTTATGATCCCGCAGAAAGCTACTTTTGAAGTACTTGAGAAAAAATATGTATTTGTGATCGACAAGAACAATGAAGTAAAATCGAGGGAAATTACCATTGCTGCAGAATTGCCGCACATATTCATCGTAAAAGAAGGCCTTACTACAGGCGACAAAATACTTCTTGAAGGCCTTCGCCTTGTAAAAGAAAACGAAAAAATTAAGTACAAGTTAGAGAAACCGGAATATGTGCTTTCTCACCTTGAGCTATACGCTGAATAA